A genomic window from Terrisporobacter glycolicus ATCC 14880 = DSM 1288 includes:
- the steA gene encoding putative cytokinetic ring protein SteA has translation MRVEAPIKVDRKTKRLAKRLTGGEIAVINHMDIDEVAANSLVEGKVKLVINAAESISGKYPNKGPGILTDKNILIIDNVGQELFDELKEGQIIEVNNGQIYRDGQLLGEGSVLDKGKVSIKIKEAYDNMSVELDRFIDNTIEYAKKEKGFILGEVEIPKVKTKYKDRHVLVVVRGQDYKEDLSTIISYIEEVKPVLVGVDGGADALVEFGYVPDVIVGDMDSVSDETLKKAGEIVVHAYVDGRAPGLKRIQDLGLDAIVFPAPGTSEDIAMLTAYEYGAELIVAVGTHSNMIDFLEKGRKGMASTFLVRLKIGSKLIDAKGVNLLYKSKLKIKYIWAMIIAALFPVLILAYLSPTTQQFIRIIQLKLKLLLNL, from the coding sequence ATGAGAGTGGAAGCCCCTATTAAAGTAGATAGAAAAACAAAAAGGCTTGCGAAGAGACTTACAGGGGGAGAAATAGCAGTTATTAATCATATGGATATAGATGAAGTAGCGGCGAATTCTCTTGTAGAAGGTAAAGTCAAATTAGTAATTAACGCAGCTGAATCTATAAGTGGGAAATATCCAAATAAAGGGCCAGGAATATTAACAGATAAAAATATTTTAATTATAGATAATGTTGGACAAGAATTATTTGATGAATTAAAAGAAGGGCAAATAATAGAAGTAAACAATGGGCAAATCTATAGAGATGGACAACTTTTGGGAGAAGGTAGTGTATTAGACAAAGGAAAGGTATCTATAAAAATAAAAGAAGCTTATGATAATATGTCTGTAGAATTAGATAGATTCATAGATAATACTATAGAATATGCAAAAAAGGAAAAAGGCTTCATCTTAGGAGAAGTAGAAATCCCTAAAGTAAAAACAAAATACAAGGATAGACACGTATTAGTTGTAGTTAGAGGGCAAGATTATAAAGAAGACTTAAGTACAATAATTTCTTACATAGAAGAAGTAAAACCAGTGCTTGTAGGAGTAGATGGTGGTGCAGATGCTTTAGTAGAATTTGGATATGTTCCAGATGTTATAGTTGGAGATATGGACAGTGTTAGTGATGAAACACTAAAAAAAGCTGGTGAAATAGTAGTACATGCTTATGTGGATGGAAGAGCACCAGGTCTCAAAAGAATACAAGACTTAGGTCTTGATGCAATAGTATTCCCAGCACCAGGAACAAGTGAAGATATAGCAATGCTTACAGCTTATGAATATGGAGCTGAGTTGATTGTTGCAGTTGGAACACATTCCAATATGATAGATTTCTTGGAAAAAGGAAGAAAGGGTATGGCTAGTACATTCCTTGTAAGATTAAAAATAGGATCTAAACTAATAGATGCTAAGGGTGTTAATTTACTATATAAAAGTAAATTAAAAATAAAATATATTTGGGCTATGATAATAGCAGCATTATTCCCAGTATTAATACTTGCTTATTTATCACCAACAACACAGCAATTTATAAGAATAATACAATTAAAATTAAAATTACTATTAAATTTGTAA
- a CDS encoding glycosyltransferase family 2 protein — translation MNPYLSIIIPAYNEEDKIKDTLENIKDIKEISEIIVVDDGSSDNTSKVAKEVKSDKITIITQDQNRGKGYALNNGLKVAMIKADIIGFLDADLGSSSKEVAKLITPILNDEADVIIAKFPPAKKKGGLGFVKGLAKESVLEMTGVELDATLSGQRLFKKEVLEKFDEIPFGYGVEVGMTIDILKYGYIIKEVLVNMTHSETGRDLKGFIHRGKQYYHIKKVLREKKKEWR, via the coding sequence ATGAATCCTTATTTAAGTATAATAATACCAGCATATAACGAAGAAGATAAAATTAAGGATACACTAGAAAATATAAAGGACATTAAAGAAATAAGTGAGATAATAGTTGTAGATGATGGTTCTAGTGATAATACATCTAAAGTAGCTAAAGAAGTAAAAAGTGATAAAATAACTATTATAACTCAAGATCAAAATAGAGGTAAAGGTTATGCTTTAAACAATGGTTTAAAGGTTGCTATGATAAAAGCAGATATCATAGGATTTTTAGATGCAGACCTTGGAAGTTCATCAAAAGAAGTTGCAAAGTTAATAACACCAATATTGAATGATGAAGCAGATGTTATAATAGCAAAATTTCCTCCTGCAAAGAAAAAAGGAGGGCTTGGATTTGTTAAGGGTCTTGCAAAGGAATCAGTTCTTGAAATGACAGGAGTAGAATTAGATGCAACTTTATCAGGTCAAAGATTATTTAAAAAAGAAGTATTAGAAAAATTTGATGAAATTCCATTTGGATATGGTGTGGAAGTTGGAATGACCATAGACATATTAAAATATGGGTATATAATAAAAGAAGTACTAGTTAATATGACTCACAGTGAAACAGGAAGAGATTTAAAAGGCTTTATTCATAGAGGTAAACAATATTATCACATTAAGAAAGTACTAAGAGAAAAGAAAAAAGAATGGAGGTAA
- a CDS encoding glycosyl transferase, whose amino-acid sequence MIPLFKNLLIDSNCIRPNYKGEMIPVSMGIVFLPMIIINGIIVAFFTIDAISMLCLFLFIFGMMAMFFAGIIDDTIGNRDVSGLKGHFKSLFKGKLTTGGFKALFGGFVGLVISVSISKNITDIIINTLIIALSTNLMNLFDLRPGRAIKVYLVIMITIFITLTGYIKILPLLILPNVLAYFNFDLKAKAMMGDTGSNALGISIGILMAFGYTLNVRIGWLVFLVLIHLLTEKFSLTKIIEKNKLLNFIDRLGR is encoded by the coding sequence ATGATACCTTTATTCAAAAACTTACTTATCGATAGTAATTGTATAAGACCGAATTACAAAGGAGAAATGATACCTGTAAGTATGGGAATAGTATTTCTTCCAATGATAATAATAAATGGAATAATAGTGGCATTCTTTACTATAGATGCTATAAGTATGTTATGTCTATTTTTATTTATATTTGGAATGATGGCTATGTTCTTTGCAGGTATAATAGACGATACAATAGGAAACAGAGATGTAAGTGGTTTAAAAGGACATTTTAAAAGCCTTTTTAAAGGAAAACTTACAACAGGAGGATTTAAAGCCCTATTTGGTGGCTTTGTTGGACTTGTAATATCAGTATCAATATCTAAAAATATTACTGATATTATAATAAATACTTTAATAATTGCCCTATCTACAAATCTAATGAATTTATTTGATTTAAGACCAGGTAGAGCTATAAAAGTATATCTAGTAATTATGATTACCATATTTATAACTTTAACTGGATATATAAAAATACTCCCATTACTTATACTTCCCAATGTATTAGCATATTTTAATTTTGACTTAAAAGCAAAGGCTATGATGGGAGATACAGGTTCAAATGCGCTTGGGATATCAATAGGTATTCTTATGGCTTTTGGATACACTTTAAATGTAAGAATAGGATGGTTAGTATTTTTAGTATTAATTCATTTATTAACTGAAAAATTCTCTTTAACAAAGATTATAGAAAAGAACAAATTATTAAATTTTATTGATAGATTAGGAAGGTAA
- a CDS encoding copper transporter: MNINMKYYIVTIGAIFIALGVGILVGFNLNYDQALSKQQSEVLESFNAEFDDLKEKNKNLQSEIESLNGDIEVAREYIDKNINVLTKDVLTDKNTGIILTNENNDYSEDVEKLITNANGTASFNIVVKDNISDEEKLTALSKDLNKTFKSSQDVINYIISSLGSTKGYDQLYALQDLGVIKINNIDEKKYQDYDSVVLLGELTGKDAKEKFNAKEKLILDGLKEENKYSVAVSQSDSNHENLKLYSENNISTIDNINEGMGKISLTTLLKNQNTVGHYGNSDVAKELIAYEK, encoded by the coding sequence ATGAATATAAATATGAAGTACTATATAGTTACAATTGGTGCTATATTTATAGCTTTAGGCGTAGGAATACTAGTTGGTTTTAACTTAAACTACGATCAAGCTTTAAGTAAACAGCAAAGCGAAGTACTTGAAAGTTTTAATGCAGAGTTTGATGACTTAAAAGAAAAAAATAAAAATTTACAATCTGAGATTGAATCTTTAAATGGAGATATAGAAGTGGCAAGAGAATACATTGATAAAAATATTAATGTATTAACTAAAGATGTATTAACAGATAAAAATACTGGAATAATACTAACGAATGAAAATAATGACTATAGTGAAGATGTAGAGAAATTAATAACAAATGCAAATGGAACAGCATCTTTTAATATAGTTGTAAAAGATAACATAAGTGATGAAGAAAAGTTAACTGCTTTATCAAAAGACTTAAATAAAACATTTAAATCATCACAAGATGTGATAAACTACATAATAAGTTCTTTAGGTAGTACAAAAGGATATGATCAATTATATGCCTTACAAGATTTAGGTGTAATAAAAATAAACAATATAGATGAGAAGAAATATCAAGATTATGATTCAGTAGTATTACTTGGAGAATTAACAGGAAAAGATGCAAAAGAAAAATTTAATGCAAAAGAAAAGTTAATTTTAGATGGATTAAAAGAAGAAAATAAATATTCAGTGGCTGTTTCTCAAAGTGATAGCAATCACGAAAATTTAAAATTATATTCAGAAAACAATATATCAACAATAGATAATATAAATGAAGGTATGGGAAAAATTTCTTTAACTACATTATTAAAAAATCAAAATACAGTTGGTCATTATGGAAACTCTGATGTAGCAAAAGAATTAATTGCTTACGAAAAATAA
- a CDS encoding CCA tRNA nucleotidyltransferase, producing MKINLPPKVKYTIDKIYENGFEAYIVGGCVRDAILGIKPNDYDITTNATPQIIKSIFSDFKCIETGIEHGTISVVMDDEIYEITTYRIEGEYKDHRRPENVDFTSKLEDDLKRRDFTINAMAYNEKEGLVDLFGGKSDLQNKIIKTVGNPNDRFNEDGLRMIRAIRFSSKLDFQIEMDTLFAIYNNAAIIKNISLERITDEFNKIILSNKPENIIYLFKIRLLNNLNISSEEDENKIEKLYKKISILKEIDKTLVKRLVVLDYLIEKLNINCKMFCKELVYSKKTNKNHDIILNLIKEIDIKNLDKIKIKKILNQIDRKLFEDYLDINRVIYEDEKNHEKIIDILKEIEENKECYTIKNLKVNGKDIMAQGYENKAVGQVLNYLLDEVIINPNLNKKNLLIKKIKEI from the coding sequence TATATAGTAGGAGGATGCGTTAGAGACGCTATACTAGGTATTAAACCTAATGATTATGACATAACAACTAATGCTACTCCGCAAATAATTAAAAGTATATTTAGTGACTTTAAATGTATAGAAACAGGAATAGAGCATGGAACTATAAGTGTAGTGATGGATGATGAAATATATGAAATAACTACATATAGAATAGAAGGTGAATATAAGGATCATAGAAGACCGGAAAATGTTGATTTTACAAGTAAATTAGAAGATGATTTAAAAAGACGTGACTTTACCATAAATGCCATGGCATATAATGAAAAAGAAGGATTGGTAGATTTATTTGGCGGCAAAAGTGATCTTCAAAATAAAATTATTAAAACAGTAGGAAACCCTAATGATAGATTTAATGAAGACGGCTTAAGGATGATTAGGGCCATTAGATTTTCTAGCAAATTAGATTTTCAAATAGAGATGGATACTCTTTTTGCTATTTACAATAATGCAGCAATAATAAAAAATATTAGTTTAGAGAGAATAACAGATGAATTTAATAAAATTATACTTAGCAACAAACCGGAAAATATTATATATCTTTTTAAAATAAGATTATTAAATAATTTAAACATAAGTAGTGAAGAAGATGAAAATAAAATTGAAAAGTTGTATAAAAAAATTAGTATATTAAAAGAAATTGATAAGACTTTGGTAAAAAGATTGGTAGTACTAGATTACTTAATTGAAAAGTTAAACATAAATTGTAAAATGTTTTGTAAGGAATTAGTATATTCAAAGAAAACAAATAAAAATCATGATATTATATTGAATTTAATTAAAGAAATTGACATTAAAAATTTAGATAAGATTAAAATAAAAAAAATATTAAATCAAATAGATAGAAAATTGTTTGAAGATTATTTAGATATAAATAGAGTAATTTATGAAGATGAAAAAAATCATGAAAAAATTATAGATATATTAAAAGAAATTGAAGAAAATAAAGAATGTTACACAATTAAAAATCTAAAAGTAAATGGAAAAGATATTATGGCCCAAGGCTATGAAAATAAAGCTGTAGGACAAGTTCTTAATTATCTTTTAGATGAAGTTATAATCAACCCTAATTTAAATAAGAAAAATTTACTTATTAAAAAAATAAAAGAAATATAA
- a CDS encoding DUF3866 family protein: protein MISKKVGIVEEIADSSEVLDDIRVNINGQIQRAYNYPKITGKVNLGDEVILNTTAVELSLGTGGYHFVIANLNNKESDLSPNGHIMKLRYTPYQIKVDAVEDHENKYHDIISSFETLDDMPVVVGTLHSMLTPFVASYKRYNPNKKLVYIMTDGAALPIYLSKNVQNLKDKKLIDSTITIGNAFGGDYECINIYTALITAKEIIKADAVFVSMGPGIAGTGTKYGFTGIEQGPILDAVKKLGGNPIAIPRISFADLRERHRGISHHAITIFKEIVNVNVNIPITIYDKEKFDHIKKQVKDNKLFDKHNIIYLDNNKCREDLDYFNLKVRSMGRSYEQDKEFFDAASTVAYYLMEVCDDNKGDYSK, encoded by the coding sequence ATGATTAGTAAAAAAGTAGGAATAGTAGAAGAAATAGCTGATAGTAGTGAAGTACTAGATGATATAAGGGTTAATATTAATGGACAAATACAAAGAGCTTATAACTATCCTAAAATAACTGGAAAGGTAAATCTAGGTGATGAAGTAATACTTAATACTACAGCAGTTGAGCTAAGCCTAGGTACAGGCGGATATCACTTTGTTATAGCAAACCTAAATAACAAAGAATCTGATTTATCACCAAACGGACATATTATGAAGCTTAGATATACTCCTTATCAAATTAAAGTAGATGCTGTAGAAGATCATGAAAATAAATATCATGATATAATAAGTAGTTTTGAAACTTTAGATGATATGCCAGTTGTTGTGGGAACTCTTCATAGTATGTTAACTCCTTTTGTAGCATCATATAAAAGATATAATCCAAATAAAAAATTGGTATATATAATGACTGATGGAGCAGCTCTTCCAATTTATTTAAGTAAAAATGTTCAAAATTTGAAAGATAAAAAATTAATTGATAGTACAATTACTATTGGAAATGCTTTTGGTGGTGATTATGAATGTATAAACATATACACAGCTTTAATTACAGCAAAAGAAATAATAAAAGCAGATGCAGTATTTGTATCTATGGGGCCTGGAATAGCAGGTACAGGTACAAAATATGGATTTACAGGAATAGAACAGGGACCTATATTAGATGCAGTTAAAAAACTAGGAGGAAATCCTATAGCTATACCTAGAATAAGTTTTGCTGATTTAAGAGAAAGACATAGAGGAATATCACATCATGCAATAACTATATTTAAAGAAATTGTAAATGTAAATGTAAATATTCCAATAACTATTTATGATAAAGAAAAATTTGACCACATAAAAAAACAAGTAAAAGACAATAAATTATTCGATAAACACAATATTATTTATCTTGATAATAATAAATGTAGGGAAGACTTGGATTATTTTAACCTTAAAGTAAGAAGTATGGGCAGAAGTTACGAACAAGATAAGGAATTTTTTGATGCAGCAAGCACTGTTGCATATTACTTAATGGAGGTTTGTGATGATAACAAAGGAGACTACAGTAAGTAG